In the Nitratiruptor sp. YY09-18 genome, AGTGGCACAGGAAAGGGAACTATTTTTTTCGAAAAATAGTTCCTAAGCCACTCTTTCGATTCCAGAATAAATTCATTCATCTTTTCTTCACTTTGCTCCTGCACAAAATGAATCTGCATAAGATTTTGATCATTCGCTACAATTTCAATGATACCTATTGGTGAAACATAATAACCTTTATACAATTCCATATTTTTTAATGAATGCTTCATCTATATCCAAAATCCCTCTTTCTCTTAAACTCTTAATAACCTCTTTGTCACACACAACATCAGGAGGCCATTCTCTGTCAAACGTATCGATCTTAGGATCTTTATTTGTCCCATCAACCATGATAAACGGTTCCAAAACCACATCTCTTTGTGCGTCGATATTATTCACAACTCGCCACACAAGCATATAAGGGTTATCAAGATCATCACAATCATTTACAACAATCAATACTTTACAATGCTTTTGCAAAGCACCAAATTTTTCAAAAAGAGTTTGAAGACTTTTTTCTTTTTTATACGCCGCAACGACAAGAGGATTTTTGGTATTTGTCATATACTGTTTTACATCCAAGAAGTTGCCATCAATGCTTTGCAATTTCTCAAGAAGTTCTTCATCGCTTAAAAGCTCTTCCACTCCCTCTTTTACCTCTTCACCAGTTGCATCAATCCCAAGTTTTCCACCCTCAAACTGTCTTGGGCTGGAGTGATCAAGATGATCCACTACCCCTTCACTGATTAAAATATTTTTTGGTGAAAGACGATTGCAGATATGGTGGGTAACTGCTTCATAGTCTGTCAAATCTGGAGCATCTTTATCCATAAAAATTGCGTGTTTTACAAAACTCATCTGCCCCACTCCCCAAAAAGCGTGCATAAACTGCTTCGCATGGGCTGGATAACGTACATCCATTTTTGCTAAGATGAGATTGTGAAATACCCCATTTTCTGGCATATGATAATCTATTAAGTCGCTAGCAGTGGTTTTGAGAAGCGGTAGAAAAATCCGCTCTGTTCCCCATCCCATATATTTATCTTCCAAAGGCGGTTTTCCAACGACGGTTGCAGTAAAGACTGGATTTTTCTTGGCTGTAATTTTTGTTACTTCCATAACCGGAAATGGTTCAGGCAATGTATAGTAACCTGTATGGTCTCCAAAGGGGCCTTCAATCTCAAAATTATTTGGATCTACATATCCTTCAATTACGAAATCTACATCTTTTGGAATCCATATATCATTTGTTAAAGATTTTATAAGCTCAGGATTTTGATTGCGAATGAAACCATAAAGTAATAGTTCAAAAACCTTTGGAGGCATCGGTGCTTGTCCACACCATATATAGAGAGGATCTCCACCAATTGCTATAGTCACTGGCATCTTCTTACCAGCCTTTTTATACTCATGGAAAAAATGTGCACCATCTTTATGAATTTGCCAATGCATTCCAAGGCGCATGTCATCATAGACTTGCAGTCGATACATCCCTACATTTTGCACATTTGAGTGCAAATCTTTGGTATAAACTTGGCCAGTAGTTATAAATTTTCCACCATCTTCAGGCCATGTTTTTAAAATCGGTAGTTCATGGAGTGAATCGATTTCAATTTCTTGGCAATCCCCCTTTTGATCAAGCCTTTTTGGAAAAACATTTTTCATTCTAAAAAGAGTTGAGAGAAGATCCAGTTTTTCTTTCCATGTTGAGGGAGGTTTAAGGTGTAAAAGCTCTTCTATCTCTTTGGCAATTTTATCAGGGTGCTTTCCAAGAATTTTTGTAGTAAGCTCAAAATTAGCAAAAATATTCATCAATACCGGAAAATCATATTTTTTGTCCAGTTTTCGATCTACAGGATTTGTAAAAAGAATCGGTCTTGAATCTTCTTTTTTCACTTCTATATAGGCGATATGAGGAATTTCGAGATTGACATCGAGTTCATCTTCAATAATTTTGAGATTGCTATGCTGCTTGAGAAAATCGATTACATCCATAAAAGCGGCCTTTTTTGCAAAAAATTTTAACATAATTTAAATAGGATATATTTTGTCTTATTTTAAATAGGCTAAATAAGACTTTTTTTATCTTATTTGTGATACATTAGCAATAAGTAAAAGCCAAAAGGACGCAACCATGGGAATGGAAAAAGTAGATAAAATTATCAACTCCGATTATGATATCGGATTTGAGGTGGATGTAGAAGAGGAGAAAGCTCCTCCGGGGCTCAATGAAGATACAATACGCTTCATCTCGGCAAAGAAGAATGAGCCTGAGTGGATGCTCGAACTTCGCCT is a window encoding:
- a CDS encoding menaquinone biosynthesis decarboxylase, producing MDVIDFLKQHSNLKIIEDELDVNLEIPHIAYIEVKKEDSRPILFTNPVDRKLDKKYDFPVLMNIFANFELTTKILGKHPDKIAKEIEELLHLKPPSTWKEKLDLLSTLFRMKNVFPKRLDQKGDCQEIEIDSLHELPILKTWPEDGGKFITTGQVYTKDLHSNVQNVGMYRLQVYDDMRLGMHWQIHKDGAHFFHEYKKAGKKMPVTIAIGGDPLYIWCGQAPMPPKVFELLLYGFIRNQNPELIKSLTNDIWIPKDVDFVIEGYVDPNNFEIEGPFGDHTGYYTLPEPFPVMEVTKITAKKNPVFTATVVGKPPLEDKYMGWGTERIFLPLLKTTASDLIDYHMPENGVFHNLILAKMDVRYPAHAKQFMHAFWGVGQMSFVKHAIFMDKDAPDLTDYEAVTHHICNRLSPKNILISEGVVDHLDHSSPRQFEGGKLGIDATGEEVKEGVEELLSDEELLEKLQSIDGNFLDVKQYMTNTKNPLVVAAYKKEKSLQTLFEKFGALQKHCKVLIVVNDCDDLDNPYMLVWRVVNNIDAQRDVVLEPFIMVDGTNKDPKIDTFDREWPPDVVCDKEVIKSLRERGILDIDEAFIKKYGIV